A region from the Etheostoma spectabile isolate EspeVRDwgs_2016 chromosome 9, UIUC_Espe_1.0, whole genome shotgun sequence genome encodes:
- the LOC116695997 gene encoding tripartite motif-containing protein 16, with product MEQKRAKLDRDALSCLICLDLLSDPVTTSCEHSYCTKCIKSFWDTEDDEGLYSCPQCGQIFKPRPVLAKNTTLADLVEGFKNNGVQTDHCNAEAEDVDCDFCTGTKLKANKSCLVCLVSLCEQHLQPHFELPIFEKHKLVAPSKKLQENVCSRHSEVMKMFCRTDQQCICYLCPVDEHKDHDTVSAVAERTERQKELEENQQTIQQRLQDRKKEVMLLQPEMEAINCSADKAVEDSEKIFTELIRFIEKRSAEVKEQIRSQQKSEVSRVTELRERMEQEIAELKRNDAELTKLLHTEDHNQFLHNYPSLAPLSEPTDSSSINIRPLSYFEGVTAAVSEVREKLQDFLSETWTNISLAVTDVDVLLSHPEPQTRAEFLKCSQKITLDPNTAHPQVSVWNRGATFTKDQHSYSSHQDRFTSYRQVLSRESLIGRRYLEVQWSGIGVRVAVTYKDISRTGGFEECQFGYNDKSWALSRLNKSLTFHHNNVCTHVSGPCSSKVGVYLDHSRGLLSFYSVSKTMTLLHRVQTTFTQPLYVGFCFNYSWGDSATFCELNSTEDV from the coding sequence atggagcaGAAACGAGCTAAGCTGGACCGGGATGCCTTGTCTTGTTTGATCTGTCTGGATCTACTGAGCGATCCAGTGACTACGTCTTGTGAACACAGCTACTGCACGAAATGTATTAAAAGCTTCTGGGATACAGAGGATGATGAGGGACTCTACAGCTGCCCTCAGTGTGGGCAAATCTTCAAACCGAGGCCCGTCCTGGCGAAAAACACCACGTTAGCAGATTTAGTGGAAGGATTTAAGAACAATGGAGTCCAAACTGATCACTGCAATGCTGAAGCTGAAGATGTGGACTGTGATTTCTGCACTGGGACAAAATTGAAAGCGAACAAgtcctgtcttgtgtgtttGGTCTCTCTCTGTGAGCAACACCTTCAGCCTCACTTTGAATTACCCATCTTTGAAAAGCACAAGCTGGTGGCTCCGTCCAAGAAGCTCCAGGAGAACGTCTGCTCTCGTCACAGTGAGGTGATGAAGATGTTCTGCCGTACTGATCAGCAGTGTATCTGCTATCTCTGCCCTGTGGATGAACACAAAGACCACGACACAGTCTCTGCTGTAGCAGAAAGGACTGAAAGGCAGAAGGAGCTCGAGGAGAATCAACAAACCATCCAGCAGAGACTCcaggacagaaagaaagaggtgATGCTGCTTCAACCTGAGATGGAGGCCATCAATTGCTCTGCTGATAAAGCAGTGGAGGACAGCGAGAAGATCTTCACTGAGCTGATCCGATTTATTGAGAAACGAAGCGCTGAGGTGAAGGAGCAGATCAGATCGCAGCAGAAAAGCGAGGTGAGTCGAGTCACAGAGCTTCGGGAGAGGATGGAGCAGGAGATCGCTGAGCTGAAGAGGAACGACGCCGAGCTGACGAAGCTGTTACACACCGAGGATCACAACCAGTTTCTACACAACTACCCCTCACTGGCACCACTCAGCGAACCTACAGACTCATCCAGCATCAATATCCGTCCTCTGAGTTACTTCGAGGGTGTGACAGCGGCTGTGTCAGAAGTCAGAGAAAAACTACAGGACTTTCTGAGTGAGACATGGACAAACATCTCACTGGCAGTGACTGATGTGGACGTTTTACTGTCCCATCCGGAGCCCCAAACCAGAGCTGAATTCTTAAAATGTTCGCAGAAAATCACCCTGGATCCAAATACAGCCCACCCACAGGTGTCAGTGTGGAACAGAGGAGCAACATTCACGAAAGACCAACACTCTTATTCTAGTCACCAAGACCGATTCACTTCATATCGTCAGGTCCTGAGTAGAGAGAGTCTGATTGGTCGTCGTTACTTGGAGGTGCAGTGGAGTGGGATAGGAGTTAGGGTAGCAGTCACATACAAGGATATCAGCAGAACAGGGGGCTTTGAAGAATGTCAGTTTGGATACAATGACAAATCTTGGGCGTTAAGTCGTCTCAATAAAAGTCTTACATTTCATCACAACAATGTCTGCACTCACGTCTCCGGTCCGTGCTCGTCCAAAGTAGGAGTGTATCTGGATCACAGTAGAGGCCTTCTGTCCTTCTACAGCGTCTCTAAAACCatgactctcctccacagagtgCAGACCACCTTCACTCAGCCGCTCTATGTTGGGTTTTGCTTTAATTACAGTTGGGGAGACTCGGCCACGTTCTGTGAACTCAATTCGACAGAAGACGTTTAA